The region TTATCGCCTCGTCGCGCCGACAGTCTGACTCTCTGCTCGCCTAAAGTGTGAACTCTTGCCTATCCTCGGCTAGGCTTGGTAAAGCTTGCTTATCAATTTTACTGGCAGATTACCGTGTTCAGGGAGCCGTTATGACAAGAACAGGAAAAGTTTTCAGCTGGGTTGGCGGCATTGCGCTGCTGGTGGTTGCCGCGCTGGTGGTCTTTGTGATGACCTTCGACTGGAATCGCCTTAAACCGACCATAAATGACAAGGTGTCTGCCGAATTGCAGCGGCCGTTCGCGATCCGCGGCGAGCTGGGTGTGGACTGGGCGCGTGAGAAAGATGAAGGCGGCTGGCGCGCCTGGGTGCCGTGGCCGCATATTCATGCCGAAGACATCGTGCTGGGCAATCCCAAAAATATTCCCGGCGACAGCATGGTCCAGCTGCAGCGCGTCGATGCCAGCATCGCACCGCTGGCGCTGCTCGGCAAAGAGGTATTGATTCCGCGCATCTGGCTGAAGCAACCGAATGCCGCCTTGCAGCGGCTGGCGAACGGTGACAATAACTGGACCTTCAACCTGGCCGGCGACCCGAAACAACCGACGTCCGACTGGTCGGTGAATATCCATGACATCGTCTTCGATCGTGGTCAGATTGATTTTAAAGACGCGAGGCTGAAGGCGGATTTCCGTGCGCTGATCGATCCGCTTGGCAAGCCGCTGCCGTTCAGCGAGGTCACAGGAAAAAAAGATGCCGGTAAAGCGGTCACCCCCGACTATGTTTTTGGTTGGAAGGTGAAGGGCAAATACAACGGCGAGCCGCTGTCGGGCAGCGGCAAGATGGGCGGCATGCTGTCGTTGCAGAACGCGGAAGTGCCTTTCCCGCTGCAAGCCGACGTGCGCTCTGGCGCAGCCCGGGTGGTGGTGGCCGGTACGCTGTCCGATCCGATGAACCTTGGCGGGTTGGATCTGCGGGTGAAATTCTCCGGCGATAGCTTGGGTAATCTATATGCCCTGACCGGCGTGCTGCTGCCGAATACCCCGCCGTACTCTACCGATGGGCATCTGATCGCCCGGCTGCACGAGAAAGGCGGCGCGGTGTTCCAGTACCAGAAGTTCGACGGCAAAATCGGCGACAGCGATATCCACGGCAATTTGAAATATGTGGCCAGCAAACCGCGGCCCAAACTGAGCGGTGAAGTGCTGTCGCAACAGCTGCGCCTGGCCGATTTGGCGCCGTTGATTGGTGCGGATTCCAATACGGAAAAAGCCGGCCGTGGGGAGAAGAGCCGCCAGCCGGCCGACAAGGTGTTACCGGTTGAGAAATTTGACACCAAAAGCTGGAACGTGATGGATGCGGACGTTAAATTTACCGCGAAACGCATTGAGCGCGGCAATTCGCTGCCGCTGAGCGATCTCTCTACCCATTTACAGCTGGATAACGGCGTGATCCTGATGGACCCGCTGCGATTCGGCGTGGCCGGCGGCAACCTTAACGCCACCCTACGCCTGGACGGCGGTAAAAACCCGATGCAGGGCCGGGTCGATATGCATGCGCGTAAGTTCCAGCTTCAGCAACTGCTGCCGAACGTGGCGTCGATGAAGCGCAGCCTGGGGCAGATGAACGGGGATGCCAAACTGACCGGTAGCGGTAATTCGGTGGCAGATCTGTTGGCAACCAGCAGCGGCGAACTGCGTATGGTGGTTAACAACGGCGTGATCAGCCGTGGCCTGATGGAGATCCTCGGCCTGAATGTGGGCAACTATCTGGTGGCGAAACTGTTTGGTGACGACGTCGTGGGCATCAACTGCGCGGCGGCGGATGTCGGTATTCGCAATGGCGTCGCCGTGCCGCGGCTGTTCGTGTTTGACACCGAGAACGCCATTATCAATATCAGCGGCAATACCAATTTGGCCACCGAGCGGCTGGATCTGTCCATCGATCCGGAAAGCAAGGGGATGCGTGTGCTGACGCTACGCTCCCCCTTGTATGTGAAAGGCACCTTCAAGAACCCGGATGCCGGCGTTAAGACCGGCCCGCTGCTCGCGCGCGGTGCGGCTGCGGTGGCGTTGGGCGTGGTGCTGACGCCGGCAGCGGCCCTGTTGGCGCTGGTCTCCCCGAGCGAAGGTGGCGATGAAAACCAATGCGGGCAAATCCTGCAAAAGATGAAGCAAAGGAAATGATCTCAATGGCCCGTCAAACGGGCCATTTTTAATTCAACACCTGGCAATCGTGATCCTGAATCTCTTCTGCCGAGGCCAGCGTGAAGGGCAGCAGGCTGCGTTCGGTGGCCAGCAGCAGGAAGTCGCCGCCCGGAAGTGCGGTCATCGCCAGGCCAAAGCTGCCCATGCGGTCTTGGGCGCGCGGGATACCCTTGGCCAACAGGCGAAAAGCGCCCTGTCTGGCCAATTCTTCAGGCGCGACCCGGCGCGCCAGATAGTCATGGCCCAGCAGGCCGCCGGGCAGCGGTTGCCACTGTTCGGTATAATCCGCCGCAAACTGCGCCAGCCGCGTTTTTACCGCCGGCAGCAGGCAGGAAATATGAATGTGCAACTGATTCTGGCTGCGGCCATATTCTGAATTAATCGCCAGCGAAATATCTGCGTCGTCGATCGCCTTGCCATATTTATCGGCCATAAAGTGCCGCGCCTGCCAGGCTTGCGCAAAGAAGTTCGGGGTGGTGGCTTCCAGCACCGTCGGGCTTTCAATACCGGTGATTCTGGTGCTTGGCATCAGCAGATACTGTAGTGGCCCGTTACGGTCTTTGAACACCACAAAGCCGCCCTGGGTGTCAACCTGCGCACAAGGTGCCGGATTGTTATGCGCCTGCTGGTTGGGCAAACACTGTTGGCTGACGATACGCCACAGCGCGCTCGATTGGGGAGGCTTTACCCATATCCAGAGCGCAGCAGTAATCGCAATGGCGACCATCACCAACGGGGCAACGTACAAAAATAGCCTGCGGCGCAGAGACATGATTGATTTCCGTTTCCGTAAAAAGAGAAGCGTTCAGCATAGTCTGGTTTTATGACAGGTGACAGTACGGGAAGTGCGGCCCGTATGACGGGGCCGCAGAAGCAGGATTACAGCGATTTATCTCGGGTTTCTTTCATCAGCAACAAGGCGATCAGCGTGAGGCCGGCCATGGCGGCCAGATACAGACCGACGTAGAACAGGCCGTAGTGGGTTGCCAGCCAGGTGGCGATATAAGGCGCCACCGCAGCCCCGAGGATGGATGCCACGTTGTAGGAGAACGATGCGCCGGTATAGCGCACCTCTGTCGGGAACAGCTCCGGCAGCAGCGCGCCCATCGGGCCGAAGGTCAGGCCCATGATGCTCAGACCGCACAGCAGGAAGCCCATCACCAGCGCCTGGTTACCGGAGCCCAACAGGCTCGGGAACAGGAAGGCGAAAGCGATCATCATCAGGGTAATGGCGATCATGGTCTTGCGGCGGCCAAAGGCATCCGCCAACAGGCCGGCAATCGGCACCATCACGCCAAAACCGATCACCGCCACCATCAGCATCCACAGGAAGGTATTGCGTGAGTAGCCCAGCCCCAGCGGCTGAGCCGTGGTGCCGTAGGTCATCGAGTAAACCGTCATCAGGTAAAACAGGGTATAGGTCGCCAGCATGATGAAGGTACCGAGGATGGTTGCCTTCCAATGCTTGCTCAGCAGCGTGCCGAGCGGAATTTTCACCTGTTTGCCGGCTTTCGCCACCTTGGCGAACACCGGGGTTTCATGCAGCGATACGCGGACGTACAGGCCGATCAGCACCAGCACGGCAGACAGGATAAACGGCACGCGCCAGCCCCATTGCATAAATTGCTGGTCGGTCAGCAGCCAGGAGAGCAGCAGGAAAGTGCCGTTGGCGAAGAAGAAGCCGATAGGCGCACCCAACTGCGGGAACGAGCCGTACAGCGCGCGCTTTTTAGCGGGTGCATTCTCGGTGGCCAGCAAGGCCGCGCCGCCCCATTCCCCACCCAGACCCAGCCCCTGGCCAAAACGTGCCAGTGCCAGCAGGATGGGGGCAAAGATGCCAATGGTTTCGTAGCTCGGCAGCAGGCCGATCAGCACGGTAGAAATCCCCATGGTGAGCAACGAGGCGACCAGCGTCACTTTGCGGCCCACGCGATCGCCGAAGTGGCCAAACAGCGCAGAGCCAATCGGGCGCGCGACAAAGGCGACGGCGAAGGTGGCCAGCGATTGCAGCGTGGCAGTGGTCGGGTCACCCTGTGGGAAGAAGATATGCGGGAATACGATCACCGCAGCGGTGGCGTAAATATAGAAGTCGAAAAACTCGATGGCGGTACCGACCAGCGAGGCGACAATCACTTTTCCGCGTGAGTTTATTGGTGTTGGCGCCTCGTCGGCGTTCAGAGTTGGTGCGATGGATGCTTGCATAGTGTTTCTTATTTTTTGAATTTGTAAAAATCCATCTTAGTCATAGCAAAATGCCTTTTCAATGATGATACTTTGTACAATACCGCCATTAACCGGTTAAAAAGTATGATGTTTCAACGCTGCGTTTCTCTGTAGGTTTTAACGTTGCAAAATGAATAATATACGGATTTAATTGCTGTAAAAATCGGAAAGAAAAGTTAGCCGGTAGTTTGTTATGCTGGTTTTGCCGGAGCGGAAGGTTTTGTTTTAGTTGTATGTGCTGGTATTTTGCGTCTATAGCAACATAAAAAACCGGCCAGCGAGTGGTGGCCGGTATGATTGCATTGCTTCAGGGGGCAGGCTGCCCGGACGCCGGCTGGGTTTTATCCTCTTTATACTGCGCGGTGGCGATCCAGGCGGCGCAGAACAGCGTCAGGCGGGCGAAGAAATAGAAGAACGCCATCAGCCCAATCACTGAGCCAAAGGCGGCGCCGGAAGGGGATTTGGCCACTTGCGGCAATGTCATGGTCATCACGAACTTAATCACCTCGAAACCGATGGCGGCGAGCAGCGTCCCGCGCAGCAGCGCCTTTTTCTTCGGCTTGTGACGAGGCAGCATCCAGAAGATCCACAAGAACAGCAGGTAGTTGGCGAAAATGGATATCGACAGCGCAATCAGCGTCATCGCAGGCCGCAGCCATTCTATTCCTTCCAGGCCTAACGCGCTGACGATTGCCGCCTGCGCTGAACCGGCGATGGAGGTCAGCGTCAGGGTAATAATCAGCGCCGCCACCAGGCCGGTCAGCGAGATAAAGTCGCGGGTATATTTGAAATAGAGCTTTTCCTGATCCTGCGGATTACGTTCCCACACGTCGCGCGACTGCGCCCGGATCGCCTCACGCAGGTTGCCCATCCAACTGATCCCCGAATACAGCGCCAGCGCCAGGCCGGTCAGCCCCACGGTGGTGCGCTGTTGAATGGCGGTATTAACGGTATTTTTCAGCGTGCTGGCCAGCGTGGGATCGCTGATGCTGCCGACAATTTTATTGATCAACCCGGCCAGCAGGTCAGGATTGGACGCCAGCACAAAACCGACGGCGGCGAACGATACCATCAGAATCGGGATCAGCGAGAGAAACGAAAAGTAGGTGATGGCGGCGCCAAACTGGCTGCCCAGACGATCGTTAAAGCGTTCGGCGGCGCGCAGCAGATGAGCGATGCTTGGCCAGGCTTTGATGCGCTCAACCAGACGTGAAAAACCGGAAATGTGCCGGTCAATTTTCCCGTTGCCGGTTTTGATGGCGATCAGCGGCTTTTGCGGCGTTTCACTGTGGGGCTGACGGGGTTCTTTATCTGATCCTGTAGGCATTACGTCACGATTTCCTTAACGATAAATAGGCTGTCTCAGCCTTGATTATAGCCAAAATGCCCGCCGATTGGCCGCCGGGAGCGGCAACCGGGTAATTTGTGAGCTTATCGCGTTGCCCTGCCGGGCGAAATCTTATTGATCGCCGATAGGTAAAATTCTTATATCGGCTGCCTTCCTGCGCGGTTTTTTCATTCACCGGCCGCCAATTTTTATCTATTTCATCACCAAGAAAGCGTTTACTCATGGGGTGGCGCCGCGGTTTACCGATCGCGGCGTTGCTGCAGCCGTAGGGGCTGGAACGGTTTCACCTGTTATCAATAGATAAAATGGAAGGTCATATGAAATTACTTAATCATCCCACCTGTCGTCCGTTTACCGAAGCGGGCACTTTGACACAGATTTCCGCCTACTATGAGGAAGAGCGGCACATCATGTGGATGCTGCTGCGCGCCGAGCCGCGCCCTTGCTTCAATCAGGCGCTGATCGAAGACATCATGACGCTGGCGCAGGCGGCAAAAGAGTCGTCGCTGCAGTTTGATTTTTGGGTGACCGGCTCGTTGGTGCCGAACATGTTCAACGTCGGCGGCGATCTGCAGTTCTTCGCCGAAGCGATTAAAAACCGCAAACGTGAAGCGATGATGGCTTACGCGCGTGCCTGCATTGACTGTGTGCACGCGGCGGCGCGCGGGTTCGATACCGGAGCGGTCAGCATAGCCATGGTGGAGGGCAGCGCGCTGGGCGGGGGATTTGAGGCGGCGCTGGCGCACCATTTCGTTCTGGCGCAGAACAATGCGCGCATGGGTTTCCCGGAAATTGCCTTCAATCTGTTCCCGGGTATGGGCGGCTATTCGCTGGTGGCGCGCAAGGCGGGCATGCGTTTGGCGGAGGAGCTTATCTGGAGCGGCGAGTCGCACACAGCCGAATGGTTTGAAAGTCGTGGTCTGGTCGATCAACTTTTCCAGCCCGGCGACGCCTATATAGCCACCCGCACCTTTATCGACACCATCCGGCCCAAGCTGAACGGCATGCGTGCCATGTTGCGTGCCCGCCAGCGGGTATTGCAACTTACGCGTTCCGAGTTGATGGATATTACCGAAGATTGGGTGCATTCGGCTTTCACCATCGAGGAGAAAGACCGCGCCTATATTGAACGTCTGGTTATGCTGCAGGATCGCCATACGCTGAACCTGCGACGTGCCGGCTAATGTAAACCTGCCCGCATTACGCTGAGGGCGGTGGCGGGCAATAAGACTGCAGCCAATGTTCCAGCTGTTCCGGGAGCATTGGCCGCGCAAACAGGAACCCCTGTTTTTCGTCCACGCCAACCTCATCCAGGAACCTGTTCTCGCTTTCTGTCTCGACGCCTTCGGCGATCACTCTGAATTTCAGCGCCTCGGCCGCCGCAACGATAGCGCGCACCAGCGACTGTGAAACCGGATTGAAATTCACGCCGCGCACAAAGCTCTTATCCAGCTTAATCGCGTCCAGCGGGATACGCGCCAGCTGCGCCAGCGAGGAATAACCGGTGCCGAAGTCGTCAAGATGAACCTGCGCGCCCAATTCGCGCAGCCGGGTGATGACCGCGCGCGCACGTTTCTCATCCTCAATCAGGCTGCTTTCCGTCAGTTCGAAGTCCAGCAGGCATGGCGCTAACTGGTTGTGCTGCAGCACGTTGATCAGATCCCCCACGATGGAATCATCGACCAACTGACGTGCGGAAAGATTTACGGCAACCCGCAGCGCCAGCCCCTGCCGTTGCCATTGGGCGGCCTGTTTGGCCGCGGTTTGCAGCACCCACCGGCCGAGCGGGCCAATCAGCCCGGACTCTTCAGCGTAAGAGATGAACTGCAATGGCGGGATCAGGCCGCGTTCGGGCGAGTTCCAACGCACCAGGGCTTCCACGCTGCGCACCGTACCACTGAGCGCATCGATTTTCGGTTGGTAATAAACCACCAGTTGATTCTGTTCCAGACCCTTGCGCAGGTTGGTGTCCAGCCACATATATTCCGCGACTCGCTTGTTCATTTCCGGCGAGAACACGGTAAAGGTACGTTTGCCGTGCTCTTTGGCCACGTACATGGCGGTGTCGGCGCTACGGATCAGGCCGTCGAGATCGCTACCGTGTTCCGGACACAGCGCGATACCAATCGAACAGCCGGTATAGACTTCGATAAGGCCGATGCGGAAGGGAGTTTTCAACCGGTCGATAATACGCTGGGCCAGCTGTTGCAACTGCTCGCGATTGGCCTGTTGCGCCAGCACCAGGAATTCGTCGCCCCCGAGACGGGCCAGAACCTGATCGGGTTCCAGACAGCCGAGCACCGCCAGCGATACTTCCACCAGCAAGCGATCGCCGAACATATGCCCGTAGGCATCGTTCACCTTTTTGAAATTATCGAGATCGAGGTACACCAATCCAACGTTGCTGTCACCACGCGCCGCAATGGCCTGGATAATTTTGTCCTGAATGGCGTTGCGATTGGGCAAGCCGGTGATGATATCGGTATTGGCCAGCACCCGCAGGCGTTCCTGGGCACGGCGTTCTTCAGTGATGTCGGTGCCGGAGCAAATCAGGAAGACTTCGTTTTTTCCGCTGCCGCTATGGACGAATTTGTTGCGGAACAAGAACAGCCGCTCGCCTTTTACCGTTTTGACCCAGCGCTCCACCTCGTAGGACGAGCCATTGCGGAAAAAACCGGCGATATTTCGCCGCGATGCCGCCGCTTCTTCCGGGCTCATAAACAGCTGAAAGACGTTTTTGCCTATGACATCATGTTCATGCAGGCCGGTATATTCTTCGCTCAGGCGGTTGAAACGCTGGATGCGGCCATGCTGGTCGACAATTACAATCACCGAATTGGCTTCCGACACCACCTGCTCGGCAAAGGAAAGCCCATGCACCAGATCGCGGGCGACCGACTTGGTGTCGCTGAAGGCGGAGGCGGTGCCGGCCCATTCCAGCTTGTTGATCCGGCGGCCCACCAGGTGCAGATGGATTGGCTCGCCGACCAGCGTAATTGAGATATCCAGACTCGCGGTAATGCCGCTCAGGCGCCGGATTTTTGCCGCCTGCATGGCGCTGAGCGCCACGGCCATATGAGCTTTGCCTTTGACAGCGGACAGCTCCAGGGCATTGCTGTCGAACGCCAGCCGCCAGTAGGGGCTGTTGGTGCCAAAATGGGCGTTAAGAAGCATAGGACCTTGGTCTGCGAACATGATGATTCCTCAAAAGGGCACGACAGCCAGGTCTCCGCAATGAGCGTAGCAGCAGTTTTCAGGCTCGGTAGCGGCCGCAGTGCACGTATCTCCATCATATAACACGTTTTTCACAGGCGGGCATGGGTGATGAAACTATTATATAAGCAATAATTAGTTTTGCTGTGTAAATGTCCCGTTGCCGCCGCTTGCTTTGAGTGTAAGAGAAAAATCTTCAGTCACGGGAAATGTGTACGATTTCTGCGCATTGGGTACCACCATATTGTTGAAGGGCGGTTGCAGCGGATGAGGATAAATTATAATAAAGGGGGCGTACGGCAGGAATAACCCCATTGGGGGGAATTTTAATTTCCTCAGGCAATCAAAATTTCCGGACAATAGACGCTTTCTTCATAATTTACTCAAAGTTGTCGAATAAACCTGTTTGGGGTTTTAAAAAATTTACACAGCATCGCATTACTCTAGGTTTAACGGCCTACTATTATCTCCGACGAACGAAAGAAGAGCCTGTTCACATACAGCGCTCCTGATGAAGAATAATTTTAAGGAAATGATTATGCGTAAACTGACCGCTTTATTTGTAGCTTCTACTCTGGCGCTGGGCTCTGCTTCCATGGCCTTCGCTGCCGACACTACGGCGGCACCGGCTACGACCGATGCCGCACCGATGAAAATGATGCACCATAAAGGCGAAGGTAAAGGTGGGCCATTCGCCGGCCTGAACCTGACCGAACAGCAGCGCCAGCAAATGCGCGACATCATGAAAGAATCGCATCAGAATCGCGGCGCGGGCGTAAAAGAGGAGCGTCAGGCGTTGCATAACCTGGTGGCGAGCGACAGCTTCGATGAAGCAAAAGCGAAATCCCAAATTGATGCCATCAGCAAAGCGCAGTCCGAACATATGCTGGAACGCGCAAAAGCGGAAAATAAAATGTATAACCTGCTGACCCCTGAGCAGAAAAAACAATACAATGAGAATTATCAGAAACGCGAACAAAAAATGATGGACCACATGAATAAAATGAAATCGAAAATGACGACCGAACAGTAATAACGTCATGGGGTAAATAAAAAGGGCCAGATTATTCATCTGGCCCTTTTGCTTATCTCACTTCAACTTACCTTCCCGTTAAACAACGGGTTTCCCTTGGTATTGCGTGCGAGTGAGTGAGTTTCCTGTCAATCCCGGTTAATTTTTTTAAATTGACGAGTGGTTTCGGTTAACGCTAGTTCAGTAGGCAGACGTTCCATGGAACTGGCACCGTAGAAACCATCCACCAAA is a window of Serratia plymuthica DNA encoding:
- the spy gene encoding ATP-independent periplasmic protein-refolding chaperone Spy; protein product: MRKLTALFVASTLALGSASMAFAADTTAAPATTDAAPMKMMHHKGEGKGGPFAGLNLTEQQRQQMRDIMKESHQNRGAGVKEERQALHNLVASDSFDEAKAKSQIDAISKAQSEHMLERAKAENKMYNLLTPEQKKQYNENYQKREQKMMDHMNKMKSKMTTEQ
- the pdeR gene encoding cyclic di-GMP phosphodiesterase, whose translation is MFADQGPMLLNAHFGTNSPYWRLAFDSNALELSAVKGKAHMAVALSAMQAAKIRRLSGITASLDISITLVGEPIHLHLVGRRINKLEWAGTASAFSDTKSVARDLVHGLSFAEQVVSEANSVIVIVDQHGRIQRFNRLSEEYTGLHEHDVIGKNVFQLFMSPEEAAASRRNIAGFFRNGSSYEVERWVKTVKGERLFLFRNKFVHSGSGKNEVFLICSGTDITEERRAQERLRVLANTDIITGLPNRNAIQDKIIQAIAARGDSNVGLVYLDLDNFKKVNDAYGHMFGDRLLVEVSLAVLGCLEPDQVLARLGGDEFLVLAQQANREQLQQLAQRIIDRLKTPFRIGLIEVYTGCSIGIALCPEHGSDLDGLIRSADTAMYVAKEHGKRTFTVFSPEMNKRVAEYMWLDTNLRKGLEQNQLVVYYQPKIDALSGTVRSVEALVRWNSPERGLIPPLQFISYAEESGLIGPLGRWVLQTAAKQAAQWQRQGLALRVAVNLSARQLVDDSIVGDLINVLQHNQLAPCLLDFELTESSLIEDEKRARAVITRLRELGAQVHLDDFGTGYSSLAQLARIPLDAIKLDKSFVRGVNFNPVSQSLVRAIVAAAEALKFRVIAEGVETESENRFLDEVGVDEKQGFLFARPMLPEQLEHWLQSYCPPPPSA
- a CDS encoding crotonase/enoyl-CoA hydratase family protein, which gives rise to MKLLNHPTCRPFTEAGTLTQISAYYEEERHIMWMLLRAEPRPCFNQALIEDIMTLAQAAKESSLQFDFWVTGSLVPNMFNVGGDLQFFAEAIKNRKREAMMAYARACIDCVHAAARGFDTGAVSIAMVEGSALGGGFEAALAHHFVLAQNNARMGFPEIAFNLFPGMGGYSLVARKAGMRLAEELIWSGESHTAEWFESRGLVDQLFQPGDAYIATRTFIDTIRPKLNGMRAMLRARQRVLQLTRSELMDITEDWVHSAFTIEEKDRAYIERLVMLQDRHTLNLRRAG
- a CDS encoding MFS transporter; its protein translation is MQASIAPTLNADEAPTPINSRGKVIVASLVGTAIEFFDFYIYATAAVIVFPHIFFPQGDPTTATLQSLATFAVAFVARPIGSALFGHFGDRVGRKVTLVASLLTMGISTVLIGLLPSYETIGIFAPILLALARFGQGLGLGGEWGGAALLATENAPAKKRALYGSFPQLGAPIGFFFANGTFLLLSWLLTDQQFMQWGWRVPFILSAVLVLIGLYVRVSLHETPVFAKVAKAGKQVKIPLGTLLSKHWKATILGTFIMLATYTLFYLMTVYSMTYGTTAQPLGLGYSRNTFLWMLMVAVIGFGVMVPIAGLLADAFGRRKTMIAITLMMIAFAFLFPSLLGSGNQALVMGFLLCGLSIMGLTFGPMGALLPELFPTEVRYTGASFSYNVASILGAAVAPYIATWLATHYGLFYVGLYLAAMAGLTLIALLLMKETRDKSL
- the yhjD gene encoding inner membrane protein YhjD, which produces MPTGSDKEPRQPHSETPQKPLIAIKTGNGKIDRHISGFSRLVERIKAWPSIAHLLRAAERFNDRLGSQFGAAITYFSFLSLIPILMVSFAAVGFVLASNPDLLAGLINKIVGSISDPTLASTLKNTVNTAIQQRTTVGLTGLALALYSGISWMGNLREAIRAQSRDVWERNPQDQEKLYFKYTRDFISLTGLVAALIITLTLTSIAGSAQAAIVSALGLEGIEWLRPAMTLIALSISIFANYLLFLWIFWMLPRHKPKKKALLRGTLLAAIGFEVIKFVMTMTLPQVAKSPSGAAFGSVIGLMAFFYFFARLTLFCAAWIATAQYKEDKTQPASGQPAP
- a CDS encoding AsmA family protein, coding for MTRTGKVFSWVGGIALLVVAALVVFVMTFDWNRLKPTINDKVSAELQRPFAIRGELGVDWAREKDEGGWRAWVPWPHIHAEDIVLGNPKNIPGDSMVQLQRVDASIAPLALLGKEVLIPRIWLKQPNAALQRLANGDNNWTFNLAGDPKQPTSDWSVNIHDIVFDRGQIDFKDARLKADFRALIDPLGKPLPFSEVTGKKDAGKAVTPDYVFGWKVKGKYNGEPLSGSGKMGGMLSLQNAEVPFPLQADVRSGAARVVVAGTLSDPMNLGGLDLRVKFSGDSLGNLYALTGVLLPNTPPYSTDGHLIARLHEKGGAVFQYQKFDGKIGDSDIHGNLKYVASKPRPKLSGEVLSQQLRLADLAPLIGADSNTEKAGRGEKSRQPADKVLPVEKFDTKSWNVMDADVKFTAKRIERGNSLPLSDLSTHLQLDNGVILMDPLRFGVAGGNLNATLRLDGGKNPMQGRVDMHARKFQLQQLLPNVASMKRSLGQMNGDAKLTGSGNSVADLLATSSGELRMVVNNGVISRGLMEILGLNVGNYLVAKLFGDDVVGINCAAADVGIRNGVAVPRLFVFDTENAIINISGNTNLATERLDLSIDPESKGMRVLTLRSPLYVKGTFKNPDAGVKTGPLLARGAAAVALGVVLTPAAALLALVSPSEGGDENQCGQILQKMKQRK